In Polyodon spathula isolate WHYD16114869_AA chromosome 23, ASM1765450v1, whole genome shotgun sequence, the DNA window GTTGTCAAGCCCATCAGCAATTTTAGGTCCAACTGGTTAACAGTATTGCACCACAATTTTCTGTACAATTTATCAACTTTTCAGACTGCTGGCAAGCATGCATTTAAGCACTGAAGCTCAGGTCAACCCTAGCCACAGCTTTGAGTTTCAGCTTTGAATGCATAGCAACAAACCCATCTTGTTGGTTCATTACTTTTTTCTCCAGTGAAAAGGCCAGGTTCTGATTTTTGCACTGGCAAAGGGATTGGCTGCACAGTTACATCTTAAAGTTTGTTTGCATGGGCATCTTTTGGTTGGAAGGCatgaatggaagctgagtaaaagtaagtttcgAACGGCAGGTTGACTTCTGTGTTAGCGGTCCAGGGAAACTTCCATCAGAATTAAGAAGCCAGTGCAGGTGGTATTTTATTGTGGTGTTGAATTGCGCACTTCCTTTGGGTGTTCAGAGCGAGGTTACTGTCACTTGAAATCTCAACCATTTCATCAAGCACACCACCCATATTGTTCTCTGTGCCGCTGGCTCTTTTACTGGCAATGCTTTTCCTGATGAAAATCTCTTCCAGCAGTGTAATGGCTTTTTGTCTTCCAGGTCCAGTGTTCTTTATCATCTGTTTTAGTGTTGTTGCTGGGTTGGCATTGTACTACTACAGTAATGAAGGTAATTGccatcattgatttatttttagccTTGTATATGtattacagtgctccccctttgcAAAGCTATTGTTTGCAGCCATAGTAACAAGGCTCTGCTATTAGTGATCTGCATTATGGGTCAAATGGGAGCCTCAGTCAGGCCACTTTATAACTGTTTCAGGGTCACTGTATGTAAAACATTGAGGTTCTTCTATCTTAGATTTGAAGTTTTAACCATTAAAACCTTAAAAGCCTTGCGTGcctgatctttttttaaaaaaataatttactgctTTATAAAGAAACTCAGTAATACAtggtttaacattttaattacttgGCTAACTTAGCAGTTTGATATATGTATGGATTCTGGCTCTAGAATCatcatgttttgttgttgtttttattttattttgttttaaacagtaattGACATAATCTTACCTGTTTTTGTAGAGGATAAAGCTATTGGAGAGGCCAAGAAGATACTAGGATTTACAGCATTTGGGCTCAGCAGCCGAGCCAAGGCTATGCTAATATCCTACGCAGAGGACCAGTCAAAGAACCAGTAATGCTAAAAAGCAGCCCCTTGCATTGGCCAACTTCATTATGGAATAAGCACAAGGCAAACCAGCATGCCGTACCAAAGACTAGGTGAACTATGTGTACAGCAGTaggaaatgcattgtttttaagcatgtatgtaattatatataatttaaaagatATGGGACGACATCCTAAGTCttataacatatattttattgttactgtAAGATTGAAAGTTTTGGACACTAATGCTGGTAGGATGGTTTTGTCCTTTTTCCGGGTACAGTGCCCTCCACTTAGCCCTTCGCTGAATAACTTTCATCAGGTTTTAACTGGGTAATACACTCAAGCAACAGAGAACAATACGTCATACTGGACATTCGGTACGTATTGAAGtctaaatatttacagtaatagCCTTAATTTAAGTTTATTAAATCATATgttaataatcttttatttggcCACAGGAGGCAGACATTTTCTTAGGTGAATACACTACTTGGattaactgaataaaaatattttgccaAAATTCAGTCAAAATAATTGATAATCAACTATCAGCAACCAGTAACATAATACTTTAAATCTGTGTATATCTCTTTCTAACATTTGGCATGCTCTCTGTGACTGTTGCCttgtattattacagtatttgcattcaaattattattattattattattattattctgcagaagaaaaaggtgcatGTTGTAAGTAAAATGAAAAGCAgttgtttgttgctgttttaatAACCCAAAAGCTCCTTCTAATTGTTTTGTCACAACCTTTCCCAAAGAAAACCGTTTAACAAAGACTGTAAATGCAGCTGTGCCTGTAAAATACATGATTAATCTCTTTCTCCTATTGAtgctttgtaaaatatttttt includes these proteins:
- the LOC121298315 gene encoding caspase recruitment domain-containing protein 19-like — encoded protein: MPDAAEPNGTNIHPDPRERFVLNERGPVFFIICFSVVAGLALYYYSNEEDKAIGEAKKILGFTAFGLSSRAKAMLISYAEDQSKNQ